Within bacterium, the genomic segment CAGTCCGAGGCGGCCGCCGGCATACCCTTCGTGCGCTACTGGATGCATAACGGCTTCGTCAACATAGACAGCGAGAAGATGTCAAAGTCCCTGGGCAACTTCTTCACCATCCGGGAAGTGCTGGAGAAGTACAGGCCCGAGGTGGTGCGCACGTTTCTCCTCTCCACTCATTACCGGAGTCCCCTCGATTTTTCCGACAAGGCCCTGACCGAGGCCGAGGTCCGCTACGAGCGGTTCATGAACCTCTTTGCCCGGTTGACACGCAACGAGTCCGGGAGCCGTGAGGTAACCGAAGCCGAGTCCGGGGCACTGAAAGGGCTCACCGAAGAAACCCTCCCGGCGTTCCGCGAGGCCATGGATGACGATTTCAATACGGCGGCGGCCATCGGCCACGTCTTTTCAGCCCTCGGAAGCCTCAACAGTGTGCTGGACAGCGCCGACAGTCCAGGCGGCGGGATTTCGGCCGCTTTTCGAGACGGGGTTGACGGTTTCTTCAGGGAGATCGGGGCGGTCCTGGGCTTTTTCGGGGAGGGGATCGGGGCAGGGAAGGCCTGGTTTTCCGCAACCGGCGACGACGACATCAGGGCTGGAGCCCAGGCCCTGGCTGCTCAGCGGGTACAGGCCCGCCAGAACAAGGAGTGGACCCGCGCAGACGAACTGCGGGACGAGATAGCGGAACTGGGGTATGCGGTTCAAGATACTCCTCAGGGTTTCGTTCTGATCCCGAAAAAGGACTCATGAATTGAGGCTAGTATGGGAGTGTGGGTGTATGGAAGTATGGGGGGAAACCGAGTATTTTCCACCCCGTTTCCCCCATACCCCGACACCCCCTTACCAGATACTGGAAATTGGATATGAATGAAATCAACGATGTCCAGTATCTGTCCGGCACCCACCCTGTCACCCAGGCTCTCCTCTCACGACGCCGACCCCTCTTCAACCTCTTCCTGTCGGCTAAAAAGGGCGCCGAAGAACTGGTCCGGCTGGCCGGCGAGGCGGGTGTGCCGGTGCAAAGGGCGGACAACGAGCGGGTCGGCCGGATGGCGGGCACCTCGAGGCACCAGGGCGCGGTACTGGAGTGCGGACCTCTTCCTACCTTCGAACTGGAAGAACTCACCAGGTTCGAACCTCCCGGCGGGAAAGACCTCATCGTCCTGCTGTCCGGGGTGGAGGATCCCCAGAACCTTGGGGCGGTCGTCCGTACCTGCTCCTTCCTGGGGGCCAGGGCCCTCGTGCTGCCTGCAAAGGGGGCAGCGCCCCTGAGCCCGGCGGCCTCCCGAGCCTCGGCGGGTGCTCTGGAAGCGTTCCCCGTAGCCGTTGTCAGAGGGGCATCCAACGCCTGCGCATCCCTCACCGAGGCCGGGTACGAGGTCGTCGGGGTTGAAAAAGGCGGCGCGCCCCTTGCCGGTTGGGAACCCGCCGGGGGAAAGGTGGCCCTGGTGGTGGGGAGCGAGGACAAGGGGCTTGGAGGCCGGGTCCGGTCAGCCTGCAGCCGCATCGTCACCATCGAAGGGGAAGGGCCTACCGGCTCCCTGAACCTGTCGGTGGCGGCGGGGATCGCCATAAATCATGTGATCAGGCAGATGAAATCATCCTGATGACACGATTTATGGCTGATTTCAGATTTCAGATTTCAGATTCCAGAAAGGATATAAAGCACTGA encodes:
- a CDS encoding RNA methyltransferase — encoded protein: MNEINDVQYLSGTHPVTQALLSRRRPLFNLFLSAKKGAEELVRLAGEAGVPVQRADNERVGRMAGTSRHQGAVLECGPLPTFELEELTRFEPPGGKDLIVLLSGVEDPQNLGAVVRTCSFLGARALVLPAKGAAPLSPAASRASAGALEAFPVAVVRGASNACASLTEAGYEVVGVEKGGAPLAGWEPAGGKVALVVGSEDKGLGGRVRSACSRIVTIEGEGPTGSLNLSVAAGIAINHVIRQMKSS
- the cysS gene encoding cysteine--tRNA ligase, which encodes MTLRVYNTLSGKKEEFVPINPPKVGMYACGVTVYDYCHIGHARAAVAFDVIARYLRYSGYDVTYVRNYTDIDDKIINRSNEQGIDWKDLAQTFIEAHDTDMGALGVQRADVEPRATDYIAEIIGIVQTLVDRGVGYEVDGDVYFEVEKFDGYGKLSKRNIEEMQSGARIDVDERKIRPLDFALWKSSKPGEPAWDSPWGKGRPGWHIECSAMSAAILGQPLDIHGGGKDLIFPHHENEIAQSEAAAGIPFVRYWMHNGFVNIDSEKMSKSLGNFFTIREVLEKYRPEVVRTFLLSTHYRSPLDFSDKALTEAEVRYERFMNLFARLTRNESGSREVTEAESGALKGLTEETLPAFREAMDDDFNTAAAIGHVFSALGSLNSVLDSADSPGGGISAAFRDGVDGFFREIGAVLGFFGEGIGAGKAWFSATGDDDIRAGAQALAAQRVQARQNKEWTRADELRDEIAELGYAVQDTPQGFVLIPKKDS